The following proteins are co-located in the Streptomyces sp. NBC_00435 genome:
- a CDS encoding extracellular solute-binding protein, whose translation MRRGIAATALVAALALAATACGGDTKDGSDGAKADGELSGTVTWWDTSNDAEKASFQKLAEAFTAKHPKVTVKYVNVPYGDAQNKVKNAFSSGSEAPDVIRSDVGWVADFASLGYLAEVPADTAKKVDAEFLPQAAASGKYEGKTYAVPQVIDSLGLFYNKKMLADAGVQPPKTLEELKTAAAAIKAKSGKAGLYLRGDDSYWFLPLIYGEGGDLVDAKTKTVTVDNAAGVKAFKTARDLVTSGAAITNATDGWTNMQTAFKSGEVAMMINGPWAVADSYAGDQFKDKANLGIAAVPAGSVKAGAPQGGHDLAVYAGSKNIPAAQAFVDYMTSQEVQVQSTKELSLLPTRTAAYEQPDVKSNEMVQFFKPAVDKAVERAWIPENGSLFEPLKVEYTKAITGTSSPEDAAKASGVEFRKILKGWK comes from the coding sequence ATGCGGCGTGGCATAGCGGCCACCGCGCTGGTCGCGGCTCTGGCGCTCGCGGCGACGGCTTGCGGCGGTGACACCAAGGACGGCAGCGACGGTGCCAAGGCCGACGGGGAGCTCTCCGGCACGGTCACGTGGTGGGACACCTCGAACGACGCCGAGAAGGCGTCCTTCCAGAAGCTCGCCGAGGCGTTCACCGCCAAGCACCCCAAGGTGACCGTCAAGTACGTCAACGTCCCCTACGGCGACGCCCAGAACAAGGTCAAGAACGCCTTCAGCAGCGGCTCCGAGGCCCCCGACGTCATCCGCTCCGACGTGGGCTGGGTCGCCGACTTCGCCTCCCTCGGCTACCTCGCCGAGGTTCCGGCCGACACGGCCAAGAAGGTCGACGCCGAGTTCCTGCCCCAGGCCGCGGCCAGCGGCAAGTACGAGGGCAAGACCTACGCCGTCCCGCAGGTCATCGACTCCCTCGGCCTCTTCTACAACAAGAAGATGCTCGCCGACGCCGGTGTCCAGCCCCCCAAGACGCTGGAGGAGCTGAAGACCGCCGCCGCCGCGATCAAGGCCAAGAGCGGCAAGGCCGGCCTCTACCTGCGCGGCGACGACTCCTACTGGTTCCTCCCGCTCATCTACGGAGAGGGCGGCGACCTCGTCGACGCGAAGACCAAGACGGTCACCGTGGACAACGCGGCGGGCGTCAAGGCCTTCAAGACCGCCCGCGACCTGGTCACCTCGGGCGCGGCGATCACCAACGCCACCGACGGCTGGACCAACATGCAGACCGCCTTCAAGTCGGGCGAGGTCGCGATGATGATCAACGGCCCGTGGGCCGTGGCCGACAGCTACGCCGGCGACCAGTTCAAGGACAAGGCCAACCTCGGCATCGCCGCGGTACCGGCCGGCTCCGTCAAGGCGGGCGCCCCGCAGGGCGGCCACGACCTCGCCGTGTACGCGGGCTCCAAGAACATCCCCGCCGCGCAGGCCTTCGTCGACTACATGACCTCGCAGGAGGTCCAGGTGCAGTCCACCAAGGAGCTGAGCCTGCTCCCGACCCGGACCGCCGCCTACGAGCAGCCCGACGTGAAGTCCAACGAGATGGTCCAGTTCTTCAAGCCGGCCGTGGACAAGGCCGTCGAGCGCGCCTGGATCCCGGAGAACGGATCCCTCTTCGAGCCGCTCAAGGTCGAGTACACCAAGGCGATCACCGGGACGTCGTCCCCGGAGGACGCGGCCAAGGCGTCCGGCGTCGAATTCCGCAAGATCCTCAAGGGTTGGAAGTAG
- a CDS encoding carbohydrate ABC transporter permease: MAAHTSQSVAKAAGGEVGPDTDPAARGRSRRTDSRNRPGLRRALATHWYAWAMVTPVVLVLGVIIGWPLVRGVYLSLTDATERNVGRTIGANHIEATYKFVGLDNYAAVLADPVFLQRLVWTVLWTVACVSITFTLGLALATVLNREFKGRAAYRMALILPWAVPGFVSVFAWRFLFNRDNGILNKILEGGGISAVPWLDDPTWAKVAVIAVNVWLGVPFMMVALLGGMQSIPGELYEAAEMDGAGPWQRFRHITLPGLRTVSMTVILLSTIWTFNMFPVIFLLTRGGPGDTTEILVTQAFREAFVSSPRDFAGSATWGVLILLLLMIFALVYWRSLRKQGEVW, translated from the coding sequence ATGGCTGCTCACACCAGCCAGTCGGTGGCGAAGGCCGCGGGCGGCGAGGTCGGTCCTGACACCGACCCCGCCGCCCGCGGCCGGAGCCGCAGGACTGACAGCAGGAACCGTCCCGGGCTGAGGCGGGCGCTGGCCACCCACTGGTACGCCTGGGCCATGGTCACCCCCGTGGTGCTCGTGCTCGGCGTGATCATCGGCTGGCCGCTCGTCCGCGGCGTCTACCTGTCGCTGACCGACGCCACCGAACGCAACGTCGGCCGTACGATCGGCGCCAACCACATCGAGGCGACGTACAAGTTCGTCGGACTCGACAACTACGCCGCCGTCCTCGCCGACCCGGTGTTCCTGCAGCGGCTGGTGTGGACGGTGCTCTGGACCGTCGCCTGCGTATCGATCACCTTCACGCTCGGCCTCGCCCTCGCCACCGTGCTCAACCGCGAGTTCAAGGGCCGCGCCGCCTACCGGATGGCGCTCATCCTGCCCTGGGCCGTCCCCGGGTTCGTCTCCGTCTTCGCCTGGCGGTTCCTCTTCAACCGCGACAACGGCATCCTCAACAAGATCCTCGAAGGCGGCGGCATCTCCGCCGTCCCGTGGCTGGACGACCCCACCTGGGCCAAGGTCGCGGTCATCGCCGTCAACGTCTGGCTCGGCGTCCCCTTCATGATGGTCGCCCTGCTCGGCGGAATGCAGTCGATCCCCGGCGAGCTCTACGAGGCCGCCGAGATGGACGGGGCCGGACCCTGGCAGCGGTTCCGCCACATCACCCTGCCGGGGCTGCGCACGGTCAGCATGACCGTGATCCTGCTCTCCACCATCTGGACCTTCAACATGTTCCCGGTGATCTTCCTGCTCACCCGCGGCGGACCGGGCGACACCACGGAGATCCTCGTGACCCAGGCCTTCCGCGAGGCGTTCGTGTCCAGCCCGCGCGACTTCGCCGGCTCGGCGACGTGGGGCGTACTGATCCTCCTGCTGCTCATGATCTTCGCGCTGGTGTACTGGCGCTCGCTGCGCAAGCAGGGAGAGGTGTGGTGA
- a CDS encoding sugar ABC transporter permease — protein sequence MTTTSPTETAPAKTSPKETPTRPRGKRSPLASTGLHGTLIVAAVIAVFPVLWVLLTSLKPAKHAISTDFVKEPTLDNYRYLVESTSFLTWFGNSVLVAGITTVLGVFIAATTGYAVSRFKFPGMKPLMWTLLITQMFPMAILIVPLYNLMGQLGLLNQPLGLVITYLTIAVPFCAWMMKGFFDTIPVEIDESGRVDGLNPFGTFWRLILPLAKPGLAVTGFYAFITAWGEVAYASAFMVGDEHLTLAGGLQTFVTQYTSNWGAMSAASVLIAIPAAFFFLFAQRHLVAGMTAGATKG from the coding sequence GTGACGACGACCTCCCCGACGGAGACCGCCCCGGCGAAGACCTCCCCGAAGGAAACCCCCACCCGGCCCCGGGGCAAGCGCTCCCCGCTCGCCTCCACCGGCCTGCACGGCACCCTGATCGTCGCGGCCGTCATCGCCGTCTTCCCGGTGCTGTGGGTCCTGCTGACCTCCCTCAAGCCCGCGAAGCACGCCATCTCCACGGACTTCGTGAAGGAACCGACCCTCGACAACTACCGCTACCTGGTGGAGTCGACCTCCTTCCTCACCTGGTTCGGCAACTCCGTCCTGGTCGCCGGCATCACCACCGTCCTCGGGGTCTTCATCGCCGCCACCACCGGATACGCCGTCAGCCGCTTCAAGTTCCCCGGAATGAAGCCGCTGATGTGGACCCTGCTCATCACGCAGATGTTCCCGATGGCCATCCTCATCGTCCCGCTCTACAACCTCATGGGACAGCTGGGACTGCTCAACCAGCCGCTCGGCCTGGTGATCACCTACCTCACCATCGCCGTGCCGTTCTGCGCCTGGATGATGAAGGGCTTCTTCGACACCATCCCGGTCGAGATCGACGAATCCGGCCGCGTCGACGGACTCAACCCCTTCGGCACCTTCTGGCGCCTCATCCTCCCGCTCGCCAAGCCCGGCCTCGCCGTCACCGGCTTCTACGCCTTCATCACCGCCTGGGGCGAGGTCGCGTACGCCTCCGCCTTCATGGTCGGCGACGAGCACCTCACGCTCGCCGGGGGCCTGCAGACCTTCGTCACCCAGTACACCTCCAACTGGGGTGCCATGAGCGCGGCCTCCGTCCTCATCGCCATCCCCGCGGCGTTCTTCTTCCTCTTCGCCCAGCGTCACCTCGTCGCCGGGATGACGGCAGGCGCGACCAAGGGCTGA